The genomic segment GGTCCGAGGCGGCCCGGGTGCAGGAGCGGGTGGTGGCCCGGACCGAGGCCCGCCAGGCGCGAGCCTCGGAGCGCCGCACGTTGAGCGAGCTGCGGTGGCGCCAGGCCGCCAATCTGCCCGAAGGTCCGGCCCGCAACCTGCTCGAGAAGGTGGTGGCCGACGACGAGGGGTTCGCCCCCGCCCACGCCTCTCTGGGAGAACGGTGGCTGGCTGCCGGCGACGAGGCGGCCGCGGTACGGGCCTGGGTGCGGGGGTACGAGGCCACCGGCCAGGCGGCGCTGCTCCTGCGGGCCGAAGAGGTGCTGCTGGAGCGGGGCAAGGCCGAGGAGATGCTCAAACTCTACCGCAAGCTCGGCAAGAAGGGGGGGGCGGCGGTGCTCTTGCGGGCTCGACTGCTCCTGGACCTGGAGCGCTCCCAGGAGGCGCTGCGGGTGCTGGAGGACGGGCGCCGGGGGGCCGAAGAGGCCACCCGGGCCGAGGGACTCCTGCGGGGCGAGGCCCTCTACCGCCTGGGGTCCCACGACCAGGCGGCCCGCGCCTTTCGGGAGGGGGCCTTCGGCGCCGAGGGGCCCGTGCCGCTTGCCTTCACTTGCTCGGGATGTGCCAAGACCGCGCTCCGGTGGAGCGCCGCGTGCCCGGCCTGCGGGCGGGTGGACACCCTGGAGCTCGATCTGGGGGCGCTCCCGTCGCCGGCGGCGCTGCCCGCCCCGGCCTAAGGAGGAGCCCGCACCGTGCGCCGCACCGCCCTCATCGTCCTCGACGGCTGGGGATACCGGGAAGAGACCGCCTGCAATGCGGTTCGCCAGGCCCGGACCCCACGGCTGAGCGCGCTGGCCCGCACCTACCCGGGGACCACTCTGGGGGCGGGGGGGCTGGCGGTAGGGCTGCCCGAGGGCCAGATGGGAAACTCGGAGGTGGGGCACCTGAACCTGGGGGCGGGCAGGGTCGTGTACCAGGACTACACCCGCATCAACCTCGCGTTGGAAGACGGCTCCTTTTTCGAGAACCCCGTGCTCAACCGGGC from the Thermodesulfobacteriota bacterium genome contains:
- a CDS encoding tetratricopeptide repeat protein, with translation MSGKRAALALIAALLAFGYVFTMNPGAVEFRLYPGARVNTSLALVLFLFFLAGFGLAVFQTAFKEALRSFQFWRHRKGDERREAGRRLAAQGRGHALLGRTASARKLLRRAYRKSPEAQVALEMVRAELADGKLPPAERRLKALLEDDPRNPEILALLLQAYRARGDFEGQVAALSRWLDVEPDHRPSLLGLRDLYREAGNWSEAARVQERVVARTEARQARASERRTLSELRWRQAANLPEGPARNLLEKVVADDEGFAPAHASLGERWLAAGDEAAAVRAWVRGYEATGQAALLLRAEEVLLERGKAEEMLKLYRKLGKKGGAAVLLRARLLLDLERSQEALRVLEDGRRGAEEATRAEGLLRGEALYRLGSHDQAARAFREGAFGAEGPVPLAFTCSGCAKTALRWSAACPACGRVDTLELDLGALPSPAALPAPA